A window of the Pungitius pungitius chromosome 3, fPunPun2.1, whole genome shotgun sequence genome harbors these coding sequences:
- the LOC119209576 gene encoding calcipressin-1-like isoform X2, giving the protein MPGSPSMHIKTTKCNRFCLVASVTNQEVFNRPEAQVTFEALFRSFDPEVQFQYFKSFRRVRISFSDALAAAEARLRLHKTDFSGKEMRLYFAQSVHIGSPRLEPPKPDKQFLISPPASPPVGWSQSLDATPVVNYDLLCAISKLGPGDKYELQTATPTTPSVVIHVCDDERGDSSAPDDSDQDDKPRPLRQKIVQTRRPDFTPEAEQ; this is encoded by the exons ATGCCCGGATCCCCCAGCATGCACATCAAGACTACCAAGTGTAACCGCTTCTGCCTGGTCGCCTCGGTGACCAACCAAGAAGTGTTCAACCGTCCTGAGGCCCAG GTCACTTTTGAGGCCTTGTTCCGGTCATTTGACCCAGAGGTGCAGTTCCAGTACTTCAAGTCTTTCCGGCGAGTGCGGATCAGTTTCAGCGATGCTTTGGCTGCAGCCGAAGCCCGACTCCGACTCCACAAGACGGACTTTAGCGGCAAAGAGATGAGACTTTATTTCGCCCAG TCCGTCCATATAGGGAGTCCTCGCCTGGAGCCGCCCAAGCCAGACAAACAGTTCTTGATCtcgccccccgcctcccctcccgTCGGATGGTCCCAGTCTCTGGACGCCACGCCGGTTGTTAACTACGACCTGCTGTGTGCCATCTCTAAGCTCGGACCAG GGGACAAGTACGAGCTCCAAACtgccacccccaccacccccagcGTGGTCATCCACGTCTGCGACGACGAGCGCGGCGACAGCTCTGCCCCCGATGACAGCGACCAGGAcgacaagccccgccccctgcggCAGAAGATTGTTCAGACGCGCCGCCCCGACTTCACGCCCGAAGCGGAGCAGTGA